One Arthrobacter sp. B3I4 genomic window, ACCAGTCGGACCTGATGGGGCGCGTCTACCGCTTCCTTGGCCTGACCAGCGGCTGCATCCTGTCCAACCAGGACCCCGCCGTCCGCCGGGAACAGTACGCCTCCGACATCACCTACGGCACCAACAACGAATTCGGCTTCGACTATCTCCGCGACAACATGGCATGGGATAAGAGCGAGCTCGTCCAGCGCGGCCACAACTTTGCCATCGTCGACGAAGTCGACTCGATCCTCATCGACGAGGCCCGGACCCCGCTGATCATTTCCGGACCGGCGCAGGGCGACACCAACCGCTGGTACAGCGAATTCGCCAAGGTCGTGCTGCGGCTCCAGGCGGAAACCGACTACGAAGTCGACGAAAAAAAGCGCACGGTTGGTGTCCTCGAGGCCGGCATCGAGAAGGTCGAGGACTACCTCGGGATCCACAACCTTTACGAGTCCGCCAACACCCCGCTGATCGGGTTCCTGAACAACGCCATCAAGGCGAAGGAACTGTTCAAGCGGGACAAGGACTACGTCATCCTCGACGGCGAGGTGCTGATCGTGGACGAGCACACCGGCCGCATCCTCGCCGGCCGGCGCTACAACGAGGGCATGCACCAGGCGATCGAAGCCAAAGAAGGCGTCGAGATCAAGGCGGAGAACCAGACCCTCGCCACGGTTACGCTGCAGAATTACTTCCGCATGTACGACAAGCTCTCAGGCATGACCGGCACCGCCGAAACCGAGGCCGCCGAGTTTATGAGCACCTACAAGCTCGGCGTCGTTGCCATTCCCACCAACCGGGACATGCAGCGCGTGGACCAGGCGGACCTCGTTTACAAGAACGAGACTGTCAAGTTCGACGCCGTGGTCAAGGACATTGCCGAGCGTCACGAAAAGGGCCAGCCGGTTCTGGTCGGCACCACCAGCGTCGAAAAGAGCGAATACCTGTCCCGGCTGCTGGCCAAGGAAGGTATCCGGCACGAGGTTCTGAACGCCAAGAACCACGCCCGGGAAGCATCCATCGTGGCGCAGGCCGGCCGCAAGGGAGCCGTCACCGTCGCGACCAACATGGCCGGCCGCGGCACCGACATCATGCTGGGCGGCAATGCCGAGTTCACTGCCGTCGCCGAGCTGGCCCAGCGCGGACTGGACCCGGAGGAGAACTCCGAGGAATACGAGTCTGCCTGGCCATCAGCCTTTGAAGCGGCCAAGCAGTCCGTCAAGGACGAGCATGAGGAAGTGCTCAACCTGGGCGGTCTCTATGTGCTCGGCACCGAGCGGCACGAGTCCCGCCGGATCGACAACCAGCTCCGCGGACGGTCCGGGCGCCAGGGCGACCCGGGCGAGTCCCGCTTCTACCTGTCGCTGACCGATGACCTGATGCGCCTGTTCAACTCCGGGGCAGCCGAGCGGCTGATGAACAGCTCGGTTCCGGACGACGTTGCGCTTGAATCCAAGCTCGTGTCGCGCGCCATCGCCTCGGCCCAGGGCCAGGTTGAGGGCCGCAACGCCGAACAGCGGAAGAACGTCCTGAAATACGACGACGTCCTGAACCGTCAGCGCGAAGCCATCTACGGTGACCGCCGGCGCATCCTGGAGGGTGACGACCTGCATGAAAAGGTCCAGTACTTCCTCGAGGACACCATCACCGCGTTCATCGACGAGGCGACCGCGGAGGGGACCGGCGACGACTGGGACTTCAACCTCCTCTGGACCAACCTGAAGACCCTCTACCCGGTCAGCTTCTCACCGCGCGACGTGATCGATGAAGCCGGCGGGAAGTCGAGGATCACCGCAGAGTTCCTGAAAGAAGAGATCCTTTCCGACGCCCGTTTGATGTACCAGGCCCGCGAGGAAGTGATCGGGTCCGAAAGCATGCGCGAACTCGAGCGCCGCGTGGTCCTGTCGGTGATCGGCCGCAAGTGGCAGGAACACCTCTATGAGATGGACTACCTCAAGGAAGGCATTGGCCTGCGGGCGATGGCCCAGCGCGATCCCTTGGTCGAGTACCAGCGCGAAGGCTTCATCATGTTCCAGGCCATGATGGAGGCCATCCGTGAAGAGAGCGTGGGCTTCCTGTTCAACCTGGACGTGGAAGTGACCCCGGCGCAGGACGTCGTGGTGGCCGACGGTGCGGGCCAGCACACCGAGCACCAGGAGCCGCAGGTCCACGCCGCAGGACTGGAGGCTCCGGAGAAGCCGGCCCAGCTGCAGTACACGGCGCCGGGCGAGGACGGCGCAGCCCAGACCCGGATCGAGGCGAAAACCTCGGGACGCTCCGGCAACCCGGCGAAGGCAGCGGCGCAGGAGTCGCCCCGCCGGGCCAGCAAAAAGAAGCGCCGCTAAGGTTAGTGACACAGGGCCGGAACGAAAGTTCCGGCCCTGTGTGTTTAAGGCAGCCCTCCTTTCTGGGTTTGCGCGGACGTCTAGCCGATCTCAAGCACGGTGACCCGCCATGTCATCCGGCACCGCTCGAGCCGCAGTGCCACTGCCCGGACCCGCAATTCGTCGGAGACAACGGCGCTGGCCTCGTAGACGTCGTCGGCTACCCGGCAGGCGCGGACCGATCGGACGCACGGATTGCGGTGCAACCGGCCCGCGGTGGGCGAAGAGCCCGACGCCACGCGCCGGGTCAGTGCGGCCCGGTGCTGGAGTGCGGCCAGGCAGCGTTCATCCAGCCGGCGCGCAAGCTGTTGGGCCGGCCGGGTCCCGGCCAGCACCTCGATAGCCGCCTGGACAGTGGAGCGGCAGATGGCACAGACTTCCTTCTCCTGGTCCACGAGCCGCAAAACCGGCGGGTCGGCGCAGGGCGCTGACGTTGCGGGAGTGGAATGGGGATCAGGCGGGGCCGGCGGGACCGGGACTGCGATGCCTGCGCGGATACCGGTGAAGGGGCTCATGGGGTTCCTTTGCTGTCGTTGGAGGAGTTGCGGTGTGAGTTGCCTCAGAAGCCGACGGGAATGATCAGGACCTGTCCGGGGAGCAACAGGCCGGGATCCGGGCCAATGACGCCGCGGTTGGCCTGGTAAAGCCGCGGCCACGCCAGCGCAACGTCCACGTCGGAGGCGAGGGGACCCAACGCCTCCGCGCAGATGCTCCACAGCGAATCACCCGTTTGGACGGTTACTTCAGCCGTCCTGGCCGCCCGGGCCTGGTCCCGATGCGGGGCTGCCGCCAGGACGCGGGGGTCCATTGGCGTCGGTGACGGTGTCCAGTGCGGATCCACCCCAAGGCTCCGCGGGAGCGGCAAGGGCGCCGGCGGATCCGGGGCCGGAGTTGCCGCCCGCGGCAGGGCAACAGCTTGTGCGGCCAGCGCGCCGCCGCTGGGCACCCAGGCCGCAACCACCGCTGACGCAGCGGTGCCCTGGCCCGCCGGATCCCCGGCCCGCGTTGACGCCTGCGCCAGGGGCGCCGTGGCGAGCTGCAGTCCGACGGCGGCCAGTGCCAGCCGGCGCATGAACGCCGGGCTGAACTTCCCCGCAGCGACAGCGGCCCGGTGGCTCCCGCAGCGTTCCAGCAGTGCAGCCGCGACGGCGATCAGAAAGGACAGCACCCACCAGACGACGACAATCAAGCCAGTGGTGTTGGCCACCAGTCCGATGTGGTCCTCAAAAGAGAGGGACTGCCGCCGGGCCGTGGAGGTTTGCAGGCGCTGTGCGAGTTGCGCCCCGGACCACGCCAGGAATGCTCCCAGCAGCAGGATGAGCGCCGCCATGGCTGCGTCCGCGCGCCGTCCCTGCGCCCTGCCGGCGGATGTTGCGGTGACCACCTGGTGCCTCCTTTGGCCATATCCATTTGATGCAGTTTGATGCTGTTTGACACGTTTTGGTGCCTTTATTGCAGTTTGCTCCGGAGTGAGGGTGCTTGTCTAGAGGCAGCAGGATGAAAGTGGATTGACCCCTTACGTGCTGCCGCCTACGCTGTCGCCATGCGTTGGGACGCCCTGTTTGCAGACCTGGAGGCGCAGCTTGCCGAGGCGGAGCGGCGGGGCTTGGAGCTGGAAGTGGATGAACGGGCGCGCGCGGACGCGGTCGACGTCGAGCTGGCGGACCGGGTGCGCGGCTCGGTAGGCCTTCTGGTCCGGGTCCACCTCGGCTCAGGCACGGTGTGCGAAGGCAGCCTCAGCCACGCCGGAAGCCAGTGGCTCGTTCTCGACGAGGCACGCCACCAGGTACTGATTCCCTATGCAGCGGCGACGCGGTACGCCGGGCTGTCCCGGCAGGCGGTGGGCGCGGGAACTGCAGTCCGGCAGCGCCTCGGGCTGGCGAGCGCCTTGCGGGGCTTGGCCCGCGACCGTGCCAGCCTCACCGTGACAGTGTGGCGGGCAGCCGGGGGAGAAGCCGTCCTCCACGGTGTCATTGACCGGGTGGGACGCGACTTCTTCGATCTCGCCGTCACCGCACCGGGTGAGGAACGGCGGGGCTCGAACGTCACCGAGGTGGCAACGATTCCTTTTGGCGCCCTCGCCGCGCTGCGCTCCGTTCGAAGCGCCGCGGGCTGACGGTCCGCCGGAGGAACGCGGACCGGGCTGCAGGGCAGCGGCCTCAGCTGCCCTTGGACCGGGATTCCTCGATCATCCGGCTTGCCTCGGCGTAGCGCTCCTGAATGTACTGCTCCAGCATCGTCTCCTCGACCCGCCACTGGCCCCTTCCGCCCACCTGGATGGCCTTGAGCTGGCCGCTCCGGACCAGGGCATAGGCGGCAGGCGAATTGATCTGGAGCTGCTCGGCAACGTCCGCGAGGGTCAGGAATCGTGGCATGGCACCATTTTGCCACCGGTGGGGTCGTTTGAGGCCGTTGTCCACAATTTGGTGTTGTTGGCCCCGGCGTCTTCCCGCCGGGCCACCTATTGGTAACAATAGGGATGTCCGGCCCCGGGGGTGCGGATTGCGACTACAGGGGGAGCAGGACGCATGACGGTGACTACGGCGCCCGGCGGCGCGCGGTTGAAGAAACCCTCGTGGAGGGACCCGCGGCTGCTCGTCGGCATTCTGCTCGTGCTCGCTTCGGTGGCCGGCGTCGTGTCACTGGTGGCCGCCGCTGACCAGACCACGGAGGCGTTCGCGGCAAGTCAGCCGATCGCCGTCGGAGAGCAGCTGACACCGGACAAGCTGCACCGGGTCAAGGTCCGTCTCGGCGACGTGGAGCAGCACTACCTCACCCCGGCATCCGGTGCTGACTACGGCCTGGTCGCGGTCCAGCGCATCGGCAAGGACCAGCTCCTGCCCCGGGAGAGCCTGGGCACAGTGGACAAGCTGGACCGCAAGCCCGTCGCTGTGACCATCGACGAAGCGCTGCCGCCACAAGCTGTTGCAGGATCACGAGTGGACGTCTGGGTCGCTCTGCCCGACAACCGCAACGGTTTCAGCGAACCCACGCTGCTGCTGCGGGGAGCGGAGATTGCGCAGCTCACGCCGGGGAGCAGCGCACTGGGGGCGCAGCGCTCCACCGTCGTGATGGTCCTCGTCCCGGACGGGCAGATGCCCAAGCTGCTGGGAGCACAGGCCAATAAGGCAAAGATATCGGTCGTCTGGAATCCGGGCGGAGACACCTGATGGGTATTCCGGTGGTGACGGTCGGCAGCGCCACGGAGGACCTCGTGGGCGCCCTGGAGCAGCTTCACGGCCCGGTGTCAGTGGTGCGCCGTTGCACTGAACTCGCCGAACTGCTGGCTGCCTGCCAGACCGGGCTTGCCCGCGCGGCCGTCGTCGCCGAGGGCAGTGGCGAGTTGACCGCCTCGCTGGTGGACCGGTTGTCCGCCGTGGGGGTCGCCGTCGTGGCCCTGACGGACCAGCCGGCGGAGGCGGCCAGGCTTCAGGGCATAGGCGTCACCGCTCACCCCTCCCGCGTAGCGGCCGCCGCTCTCGCCGACGTCATCGCCGGCGCCGTTGCAGGGCTGGCCGGAACGGTATGGGCTCCGGCCGCCGACGCCTTCGCGGGCCGGCCTGGGCCGTACCCTCCACTGGGCCGCGGACAGGAGCGCCTGCGCTTTTCCACTCCGGAGCAGGCACGTGGTGCCAACGGTGATGAGCGCATGGGTGCGGCGGAGCCGGCGGCGGGGCAGATCATCGCTGTCTGGGGGCCGGCCGGGGCGCCGGGCCGGACCCTCCTCGCCACCAATATCGCAGGTGAATTGGCGGCCCAAGGGAAGTCGGTCCTGTTGGTCGACGCCGACAGTTACGGTGCCAGCGTGGCAGCTGCGCTGGGGCTGCTGGAGGAGGCCGCGGGTCTCGCCCAAGCCTGCCGGCTTGCGGATCAGGGCGTCCTGGACGCTGCGGCCCTGGTCGGCGTCGCGGTGCCCGTGGCCACCCGCGCCGGTTCCTTCCGTGTGCTCACCGGCATCACCCGGGCCGACCGCTGGACTGAACTCCGGGCCGCCGCCCTTTCGCTGGTTTACGAGCGAGCGCGCGAGGTCGCCGACTTCACGGTGGTGGACACCGGCTTTTGTCTGGAAACCGACGAAGAGCTTAGCTTCGATTCGATGGCCCCACGGCGGAACGCAGCGACCCTGCGCAGCCTCCAGCTGGCGGACACCGTCTATGCCGTAGGCACCGCAGATCCTGTTGGGGTGCCACGGCTGGTGCGCGGACTCGCCGAGCTGGAGGGTGCCGTCCCGCAGGCGTCCCCGCGCGTGGTACTGAACAAGGTGCGGGCGTCCGCCGTCGGGCGGTCTCCGGAGCGCCAGCTCCGCGACGCCTGGGCTCGCTTCGGCCCCGGCTCGCCGCTGGAGGTTTTCATCCCGGCTGACGCAGCCGCCTGTGACGCGGCCCTGCTGGCCGGATCCCTGCTGCTCGAAAGCGCGCCGGATTCCTCGCTCCGGAAGGCTATCGCCGCCTTGGTTTGTGCACCTGTCCAGCGAAAGCGGAAATCCTCTGTCTTGTCTTCCACAGCAAAGCGACGGACGACCGGATAGGCTCGCCATGAGGGCCGCAACGGTGCGGCCGAGAACTTTCTTCATGGAGGCGTTTGTCGATGTCGTCTGGGTCCAGTGTTGAGGATCAACCCGTTTCGATCGGTGCCAGTGAGAGGTACTTCGCCGACTACTACGAGCACCTCGCTGAGGAGGATGCCCGCACGTACGGCGAGGAAGCGCTGACCGCCCGCTGCCAGGCCCATCTGGAGGCCGCTGCGACGCGGCAGCCAGGTGATGCACATGTCGTGATCGCGGACGAGACGGACTCCAGCGTCGTCTATATCGTCACCGACGACATGCCTTTCCTGGTGGACTCGGTCAACGCAGAACTGGTCCGGCAGAAGTCCCCGATTCGGCTCGTCATGCACCCCCTCTTCGTCGTGACCCGAAACCGTGCGACCGGCCGGCTGGTGAAGGTCGCACGGGTTCCCTCGCATCTTGGCATCTCCAGCGGCGACACGGCGGCGATGCCCAATCTCTCGCACCTGATCGCCCAGGGCGACAACGCCTCGCACATGGAATCCTGGATTGCTGTCGAAATCGGCCGAGTGGACGATGAGAAACGCCAGCAGCTCGTCGAGGGCCTGCAGCGGGTGCTCGGCGATGTCCGGGCAGCCGTCGAGGACTGGCCGAGAATGCGCAACAAAGCGCGCGAAGTGTCCGACGGCCTCGACAAGGTAACCAACGCCGCCGACGTCGCCGGACTCCGCCAGGCGCAGGAGCTGCTCCGCTGGCTGGACGACGGGAACTTCACCTTCCTCGGTTACCGGGAGTACGACCTGCGCAGCGAGTCCGGCGAAGATGTGCTGGAACTGCGCGAGGAGAGCGGCCTCGGCTTGCTGCGCGACGGCGGTGACACCCGCCACCAAATCCAGCACCTGACCGAAACGGGACGGAAAAAGGCGCGCGAAAAGAGCGCCCTGGTCATTACCAAAGCAAACTCCCGGTCCACCGTGCATCGCTCGGCCTACCTGGACTACATCGGTATTAAGAGCTTCGACGCGGCCGGCAACGTCAACGGAGAACGGCGCTTCATCGGTCTGTTCGCCACGACCGCCTACGCCGGCTCGGTCCGCGACATCCCGGTGGTCCGCGAAAAGGTCGACGCCGTGCTGCGCGAGGCCGGGTTCCCGCCGGACTCGCACTCCGGCAAGGACTTGTTGGGCATCCTCGAGACCTACCCGCGCGATGAGCTTTTCCAAATTGAGATTCCCGAGCTTGCTGCCATCGCCACCGGCATCCAGCGGCTTCAGGAACGCCGCCGGACCCGGCTCTTCCTCCGCCCGGACATTTACGGCCGCTTCATGTCCGCGCTCGTCTACCTGCCGCGCGACCGGTACACCACCAACGTCCGGCTGCGCATTGAAAAGGAATTGCGGGAAACCTTCGCCGCGGTCTCCATCGACTATGAGGCGAGGATGACCGAATCTGCCCTCGCCCGGCTGTTCTTCCGGATCCGGCTCCCCAAGGACGCCGACACCGCGCACGTCAACAGCGATGAGCTGGAGAAGCGGCTGGTCCGGGCAGCGCGCTCCTGGAGTGAGGGCATCGCGGAGGTGCTCCGCGCCAGAGCCAGCGCGGACGGCGAAAACGGTGCCAAGGAACTCGCTGCGGTCTGGGCCGAGGCCTTTCCCGCCAGCTACCGCGTTGACTACGAGGTCGAGGACGCGCTGGAGGATATTGCCCGCTTCGAAAAATACGGCGCTGCCGCCGAGCGCGGCGGCGAGGCCGCGCAAGAGCAGCCCGGCGTCCACGTTTACCTGCCCGCCGGTGCCGGTGCGACGCTTGAGGAGGACGCCCGCGTCAAGCTGTACATGCTGGAGCCCAAGAGCCTGAGCCAGATCCTGCCGTTCTTCCACAATCTCGGCCTTGAGGTCCTGGATGAACGGCCCTTCGAGATCGAAACCTCTGACCGCCGCGACTTTTTCCTCTATGACCTCGGCCTGAAGTACCCGACCGGAGTGGACCCCGTGAAGACCGGGGCCCTGTTGGCGGAATCCTTCGGCGCGGCGGTGTCCGGGGCGGTGGAATCGGACAGCTTCGACCGGCTGGTCCTGCGCGAAGGAATGGACTCACGCCAGGTGGTCGTCCTGCGTGCCTACGCCAAGTACATGCGGCAAATGGGAAACACCAACTCCTTCGAGTTCATGGCCGACACGCTGCTGGCCAACCCCGACGTCGCCCGCGGACTGAATGCGCTGTTCGCCGCACGTTTCGACCCGGCGGTGACCGGCGAGGAACGCGAAAACCGGCAGGCCGAAGTCCGCACCGGTCTGGACGCGGCCATCGAACAGGTCGCAACGCTGGACGCGGACCGGGTTCTGCGGACCTTCAAGAACCTGATCCAGGCCACACTGCGGACCAACTTCTTCCAGAACAAGAGCCACGTCAGCTTTAAGCTCGACCCCTCCGGCATCGATGGCCTGCCCTTTCCGCGGCCGATGTTCGAGATCTGGGTCTACTCGCCCCGGGTCGAGGGCGTCCACCTGCGCTTCGGCAAGGTGGCACGCGGCGGACTGCGCTGGTCGGACCGCCGGGAAGATTTCCGGACCGAAATCCTCGGCCTGGTCAAGGCCCAGACGGTTAAGAACGCCGTGATTGTCCCCACCGGTGCCAAGGGCGGCTTCTACGCCAAGCAACTGCCGGACCCCGCCGCGGACCGCAGCGCCTGGATGGCTGAGGGCATCGAGAGCTACAAGACCTTCATCAGAGGCTTGCTGGACGTCACCGACAACCTCGTCACCTCACCGCAGGGTGAAACCCTGGTGCCCCCAGCCGGCGTCGTGTGCCATGACGATGCTGATTCCTACCTCGTCGTGGCGGCTGACAAGGGAACCGCCTCGTTCTCTGACATCGCCAACGGCCTCGCTGCCGAATACGGGTTCTGGCTCGGTGACGCCTTCGCATCCGGCGGGTCCGTCGGCTACGACCACAAGGCCATGGGCATCACCGCGCGCGGCGCCTGGGAATCGGTCAAGCGCCACTTCAGCGAACTGGATCTGGACACACAGGCCGACCCGTTCACCGTCGTCGGTGTCGGCGACATGTCAGGGGACGTGTTCGGCAACGGCATGCTGCTCTCACGGCACATCCGGCTGCTCGCCGCGTTCGACCACCGGCACATCTTCCTGGACCCGAATCCTGACGAAGCTGCGTCCTTCGCCGAGCGGCAGCGGCTCTTCGAGCTTCCCCGCTCCTCCTGGGACGACTACGACAAGTCCCTGATCAGCGAAGGCGGCGGCGTATTCGCCCGCCAGGCCAAGTCGATTCCGGTTTCGCCGCAGGTCCGGGCCGCGCTGGGACTGCCGGAGGCAACCACGCAGCTCAGCCCGCCGGAACTGCTCCGCGCGATCCTGCTGGCCCCGGCGGACCTGCTGTACAACGGCGGCATCGGCACTTACGTCAAGGCGAGCACCGAGACGAACGCCGCCGTCGGCGACAAGGCCAACGACGCCATCCGCGTCGACGGCCGGGAACTGCGGGTTAAAGTCGTCGGCGAAGGTGGAAACCTGGGCATGACCCAGCGGGGCCGCATCGAAGCCGCGCTGCAGGGCGTCATCCTGAACACCGACGCCATCGACAACTCGGCGGGCGTGGACTGCTCCGACCACGAAGTCAACATCAAGATCTTCGTCGACCGCATGGTGGCCGCGGGCAAGCTGGACCCGTCCGAACGCGCAGAGTTCCTCGCCTCGATGACCGACGAAGTCGGCCGCCTGGTACTTGAGGACAACATCGACCAGAACATCCTGCTCCTCAATGACCGGATGCGCGTCGCGGAGTGGAGCCCCAGCTATGAACGGCTGATGGACTGGCTGGAGAAATCTGCTGACCTCAAGCGCGAACTGGAGGCGCTGCCCACCACCGGGACGCTGCGCGAGCGGCTCGAACAGGGCCAGGGCCTGACCTCGCCGGAACTGTCCGTGCTGGCCGCTTACGCCAAGATCGAGCTTGCCACCGCGCTGCGCGACAGCAACCTGGCGGAGGATCCGTGGTTCCGCAAGACGCTCCGGGCGTACTTCCCGAAGCAGCTTCGGGAACGGTTCGACGCCGACCTCGACACGCACCCGCTGCGCCGGGAAATCATCGCCACTGTCGTCGCCAACGACATGATCAACCTGGGCGGCATTACCTTCGCGTTCCGCGCCATGGAGGAAACTTCCGCCAGCGAGGTCGCTGTCGCCAAGGCATTCGTTGCTTTGCGGGAGGTATACGAACTGGACATCATGGTTCAGGAGCTCAACGATCTGCCGGCGTCGTTCCCCACCGAGCACTGGAGCACCGTCCACCTGGATATTCGCAGGCTCCTGGACCGCGCGGTCCGCTGGGTTCTGAGCCAGGGCAACACCGCACGCCCGATCGCCGACGTCGTGAACGACTTCAAGCCGTTGATGGACCCGATGCGGGCACGGCTGCTTGAGTACCTGCGCGGCGACGACCGCGAGCGGGTGTCGCAGTGGCTTGCGAAGGCCCGCAGCTGGGAGCTTCCCGAGGACCTCGCGCACCGCTGGGCCGAGCTCTTCGAAAGCTTCGTACTGCTGGACATCGCGAAGATCGCCCACGCCAGCAGCGAGCCGGTAGAAAACATCGCCCACGTCTACTACACCGTCTTCAACCGCTTCCACGCGGACTCGCTGCTTGAGCGCATCAGCAAGCTGCCCCGCGAAGACCGCTGGCAGGCCCTGGCTCGTGCAGCGCTGCGTG contains:
- a CDS encoding NAD-glutamate dehydrogenase; translated protein: MSSGSSVEDQPVSIGASERYFADYYEHLAEEDARTYGEEALTARCQAHLEAAATRQPGDAHVVIADETDSSVVYIVTDDMPFLVDSVNAELVRQKSPIRLVMHPLFVVTRNRATGRLVKVARVPSHLGISSGDTAAMPNLSHLIAQGDNASHMESWIAVEIGRVDDEKRQQLVEGLQRVLGDVRAAVEDWPRMRNKAREVSDGLDKVTNAADVAGLRQAQELLRWLDDGNFTFLGYREYDLRSESGEDVLELREESGLGLLRDGGDTRHQIQHLTETGRKKAREKSALVITKANSRSTVHRSAYLDYIGIKSFDAAGNVNGERRFIGLFATTAYAGSVRDIPVVREKVDAVLREAGFPPDSHSGKDLLGILETYPRDELFQIEIPELAAIATGIQRLQERRRTRLFLRPDIYGRFMSALVYLPRDRYTTNVRLRIEKELRETFAAVSIDYEARMTESALARLFFRIRLPKDADTAHVNSDELEKRLVRAARSWSEGIAEVLRARASADGENGAKELAAVWAEAFPASYRVDYEVEDALEDIARFEKYGAAAERGGEAAQEQPGVHVYLPAGAGATLEEDARVKLYMLEPKSLSQILPFFHNLGLEVLDERPFEIETSDRRDFFLYDLGLKYPTGVDPVKTGALLAESFGAAVSGAVESDSFDRLVLREGMDSRQVVVLRAYAKYMRQMGNTNSFEFMADTLLANPDVARGLNALFAARFDPAVTGEERENRQAEVRTGLDAAIEQVATLDADRVLRTFKNLIQATLRTNFFQNKSHVSFKLDPSGIDGLPFPRPMFEIWVYSPRVEGVHLRFGKVARGGLRWSDRREDFRTEILGLVKAQTVKNAVIVPTGAKGGFYAKQLPDPAADRSAWMAEGIESYKTFIRGLLDVTDNLVTSPQGETLVPPAGVVCHDDADSYLVVAADKGTASFSDIANGLAAEYGFWLGDAFASGGSVGYDHKAMGITARGAWESVKRHFSELDLDTQADPFTVVGVGDMSGDVFGNGMLLSRHIRLLAAFDHRHIFLDPNPDEAASFAERQRLFELPRSSWDDYDKSLISEGGGVFARQAKSIPVSPQVRAALGLPEATTQLSPPELLRAILLAPADLLYNGGIGTYVKASTETNAAVGDKANDAIRVDGRELRVKVVGEGGNLGMTQRGRIEAALQGVILNTDAIDNSAGVDCSDHEVNIKIFVDRMVAAGKLDPSERAEFLASMTDEVGRLVLEDNIDQNILLLNDRMRVAEWSPSYERLMDWLEKSADLKRELEALPTTGTLRERLEQGQGLTSPELSVLAAYAKIELATALRDSNLAEDPWFRKTLRAYFPKQLRERFDADLDTHPLRREIIATVVANDMINLGGITFAFRAMEETSASEVAVAKAFVALREVYELDIMVQELNDLPASFPTEHWSTVHLDIRRLLDRAVRWVLSQGNTARPIADVVNDFKPLMDPMRARLLEYLRGDDRERVSQWLAKARSWELPEDLAHRWAELFESFVLLDIAKIAHASSEPVENIAHVYYTVFNRFHADSLLERISKLPREDRWQALARAALRDDLYSTVSDMTTAVLEATPADMPAEERLVAWESKNVEQLERAKSMFDEVNALEADDMASLSVALRLLRSIVRR
- a CDS encoding Rv3235 family protein; this encodes MSPFTGIRAGIAVPVPPAPPDPHSTPATSAPCADPPVLRLVDQEKEVCAICRSTVQAAIEVLAGTRPAQQLARRLDERCLAALQHRAALTRRVASGSSPTAGRLHRNPCVRSVRACRVADDVYEASAVVSDELRVRAVALRLERCRMTWRVTVLEIG
- a CDS encoding helix-turn-helix domain-containing protein: MPRFLTLADVAEQLQINSPAAYALVRSGQLKAIQVGGRGQWRVEETMLEQYIQERYAEASRMIEESRSKGS
- the secA gene encoding preprotein translocase subunit SecA; this translates as MASLIEKLLRTGDKKTLRQLRNYADSINALESSFQTFTDAELREETDRLRARHSDGEKLDDLLPEAFAAVREASSRTLGMRHFDVQLMGGAALHLGNIAEMKTGEGKTLVATAPAYLNALTGKGVHVITVNDYLAEYQSDLMGRVYRFLGLTSGCILSNQDPAVRREQYASDITYGTNNEFGFDYLRDNMAWDKSELVQRGHNFAIVDEVDSILIDEARTPLIISGPAQGDTNRWYSEFAKVVLRLQAETDYEVDEKKRTVGVLEAGIEKVEDYLGIHNLYESANTPLIGFLNNAIKAKELFKRDKDYVILDGEVLIVDEHTGRILAGRRYNEGMHQAIEAKEGVEIKAENQTLATVTLQNYFRMYDKLSGMTGTAETEAAEFMSTYKLGVVAIPTNRDMQRVDQADLVYKNETVKFDAVVKDIAERHEKGQPVLVGTTSVEKSEYLSRLLAKEGIRHEVLNAKNHAREASIVAQAGRKGAVTVATNMAGRGTDIMLGGNAEFTAVAELAQRGLDPEENSEEYESAWPSAFEAAKQSVKDEHEEVLNLGGLYVLGTERHESRRIDNQLRGRSGRQGDPGESRFYLSLTDDLMRLFNSGAAERLMNSSVPDDVALESKLVSRAIASAQGQVEGRNAEQRKNVLKYDDVLNRQREAIYGDRRRILEGDDLHEKVQYFLEDTITAFIDEATAEGTGDDWDFNLLWTNLKTLYPVSFSPRDVIDEAGGKSRITAEFLKEEILSDARLMYQAREEVIGSESMRELERRVVLSVIGRKWQEHLYEMDYLKEGIGLRAMAQRDPLVEYQREGFIMFQAMMEAIREESVGFLFNLDVEVTPAQDVVVADGAGQHTEHQEPQVHAAGLEAPEKPAQLQYTAPGEDGAAQTRIEAKTSGRSGNPAKAAAQESPRRASKKKRR
- a CDS encoding LysM peptidoglycan-binding domain-containing protein — translated: MVTATSAGRAQGRRADAAMAALILLLGAFLAWSGAQLAQRLQTSTARRQSLSFEDHIGLVANTTGLIVVVWWVLSFLIAVAAALLERCGSHRAAVAAGKFSPAFMRRLALAAVGLQLATAPLAQASTRAGDPAGQGTAASAVVAAWVPSGGALAAQAVALPRAATPAPDPPAPLPLPRSLGVDPHWTPSPTPMDPRVLAAAPHRDQARAARTAEVTVQTGDSLWSICAEALGPLASDVDVALAWPRLYQANRGVIGPDPGLLLPGQVLIIPVGF
- a CDS encoding chromosome partitioning protein, which encodes MGIPVVTVGSATEDLVGALEQLHGPVSVVRRCTELAELLAACQTGLARAAVVAEGSGELTASLVDRLSAVGVAVVALTDQPAEAARLQGIGVTAHPSRVAAAALADVIAGAVAGLAGTVWAPAADAFAGRPGPYPPLGRGQERLRFSTPEQARGANGDERMGAAEPAAGQIIAVWGPAGAPGRTLLATNIAGELAAQGKSVLLVDADSYGASVAAALGLLEEAAGLAQACRLADQGVLDAAALVGVAVPVATRAGSFRVLTGITRADRWTELRAAALSLVYERAREVADFTVVDTGFCLETDEELSFDSMAPRRNAATLRSLQLADTVYAVGTADPVGVPRLVRGLAELEGAVPQASPRVVLNKVRASAVGRSPERQLRDAWARFGPGSPLEVFIPADAAACDAALLAGSLLLESAPDSSLRKAIAALVCAPVQRKRKSSVLSSTAKRRTTG